In Cotesia glomerata isolate CgM1 linkage group LG3, MPM_Cglom_v2.3, whole genome shotgun sequence, one genomic interval encodes:
- the LOC123260588 gene encoding uncharacterized protein LOC123260588 isoform X2: MRGISLRLVLLLLLWIVSPDCLANTNKTERATKSRSRSSWRLVICLSHSQSPTRTDVQQAWEQARLESIHNDLELSYIEGRMTSLSDSQSNPLALINKFCTAIEDGKIILNLVIGGGAAARFLMTAGASLNIPSLWLPLTHRDFLRQGKLGRFETRLGSGSEQMGAATIALMDKAHWHAFTLFIDTTLLPIHHFVPKNHDKLLPRKTIYLPTSEKSLKLRLRKVSDEGGSGSVIVLACDLNEAKKIFIIANKYQMLNGRFLWLWLDLKSELRPNEPSLINSNIMYSSLTSSSVKIENSPPVNMRTTRHTSGYFLNDKIHLPSLSNLANDIHNLQEYQWWGEKPIKKREDKTFTFDDDEEVRMSDKNLNSKTFMPVGMLALRPSSMRIAGGDALLSRMLREMSQALDNTFLEYKSSLNRLRDTQIKEYFFSTCFFTSDNTSIPEIKENISKSLTKKLRESMRQISHDKAEFQLLNLQAVQFPGNKTQLRWTKVGSVRGGKDVRIDTITWPGGGIVPAYMKQNGEKVGMPWYQIVTAIAPPFIMVTNLQQQLCLRGLPCRKGDTIKCCYGFTIDLLSLIARELNFRFDLYIAPDGLFGRKNGLNGTWNGVIGELLHGRAQLAFAPISVSARRAEVIDFTIPYYFSGVSFLAAPKTNSHISLLAFLLPFSTNLWIAIFTSLNVTAVVVALFEWHSPFGLNPWGRQRNKNFSMASALWVMWGLLCGHLVAFKAPKSWPNKVLINVWGGFSVIFVASYTANIAALIAGLFFHSSVSNYHDRSLLLQKVGAPRASVAEYYVQKASPGLWTHMSRFSLSDVAEGVERLLNGSLDILIADTPILDYYRATDDGCRLSKIGETISEDTYAVALTKGHPLQESISKVIANYTANGMLDILQEKWYGGLPCIPGQEGRDAVFGSGSGGHPRPLGVRSVAGVFCLLGLGIAVGGIILVGEYLFFKYTLPSLRHRPKTSIWRSRNVMFFSQKLYRFINCVELVSPRHAARELVHTVKQGHITSLFQKSVKRDSLLQKEHERRRRKSRGQFFEMIQEIRRVQQEVKDDANAKELEATRAAKKEEKNTKEKERNRSKSPLMPLSPKRPEKSRSSINLSSSRLGLSPVNFDTPMKPREFTLSSTNLRVRSPLETVGRRLSHGDDGSPPPRLSTPSFGGSATLRPAPIKSDSISGGVPTPKYSHSPAKRGQSFPAFATLKRPPPPPTTAYPSSHHVISKSPLLSPNNEQSAVIGRKLSREWGSGTIDLSQSSEAIGSLSTYNLSQENTFNTERPTRKKSQEDLLALNKKPVRRARSHENRDTSGKSINNSPSPRLMAQPSVGGRSVSERTKKQLESELKAILTARAHHRDLHPP, encoded by the exons ATGCGTGGTATCTCACTGAGGCTGGTGttgcttttattattatggaTAGTAAGTCCAGACTGTTTAGCGAATACTAACAAAACGGAAAGAGCTACTAAAAGTCGATCAAGATCATCTTGGCGCTTAGTGATATGTCTGTCGCATTCTCAGTCTCCAACGAGAACGGACGTCCAACAAGCATGGGAACAAGCAAGACTGGAGTCTATTCACAACGATTTGGAATTGTCATACATCGAAGGGCGTATGACATCATTATCAGACTCACAGTCAAATCCATTGGCtcttatcaataaattttgtacGGCTATTGAAGatggaaaaattatattaaatcttGTTATTGGTGGAGGAGCCGCTGCAAGATTTCTTATGACAGCTGGTGCTTCCCTTAATATTCCATCACTTTGGTTACCACTAACACACAGAGACTTTCTCAGACAG GGTAAGCTTGGACGTTTTGAAACTCGACTTGGTTCTGGATCTGAACAAATGGGTGCGGCTACTATTGCATTGATGGATAAAGCACACTGGCATGCATTTACACTTTTTATTGATACAACACTATTACCAATTCATCATTTTGTACCTAAAAATCATGATAAATTACTACcaagaaaaacaatttatctaCCGACTAGTGAAAAGAGTCTCAAATTAAGACTGAGAAAAGTTTCTGATGAAGGTGGAAGTGGCAGCGTAATTGTATTAGCTTGTGATTTAAAtgaagctaaaaaaattttcattattgcCAACAAATATCAAATGCTCAATGGTCGATTTCTCTGGTTATGGCTGGATTTAAAATCGGAATTAAGACCTAATGAACcgagtttaattaattctaataTTATGTATAGTTCTTTAACGTCATCATCagttaaaatagaaaatagtCCACCAGTTAATATGAGAACGACAAGACATACGAgtggttattttttaaatgataaaatccATTTACCTTCATTGTCTAATTTAGCAAATGACATTCATAATCTTCAGGAATATCAGTGGTGGGGTGAAAAGCCAATAAAAAAACGTGAAGATAAAACATTTACGTTTGACGATGATGAAGAGGTGCGTATGAgtgataaaaatcttaattcaaaaacttttatGCCCGTCGGTATGCTCGCTCTCAGGCCATCGAGCATGAGGATAGCCGGTGGTGATGCTTTACTATCACGAATGTTAAGAGAAATGTCTCAAGCACTAGATAATACTTTTTTGGAGTATAAATCGTCGTTAAATCGCTTAAGGGACACGCAGATAAAAGAGTACTTTTTTTCCACATGTTTTTTTACATCAGATAATACATCAATTCCcgagataaaagaaaatatttctaaaagtTTGACTAAGAAATTGAGAGAATCAATGCGTCAGATATCTCATGACAAAGCagaatttcaattattaaatttacaagctGTCCAATTTCCGGGTAATAAAACTCAGTTAAg GTGGACTAAAGTTGGTTCAGTGAGAGGAGGTAAAGACGTTAGAATAGATACAATAACTTGGCCAGGAGGTGGAATAGTGCCTGCATACATGAAACAGAATGGAGAAAAAGTTGGAATGCCGTGGTATCAAATTGTAACAGCAATTGCCCCACCATTTATTATGGTAACAAATTTGCAACAGCAATTGTGTTTAAGAGGATTACCTTGTCGTAAAGGAGATACAATCAAATGTTGTTATGGTTTTACCATAGACTTATTGTCATTGATTGccagagaattaaattttcgttTTGATTTATATATTGCACCAGACGGCCTGTTTGGCAGAAAAAATGGACTTAATGGCACCTGGAATGGTGTAATTGGAGAATTATTACATGGTCGAGCTCAATTGGCTTTTGCGCCAATAAGTGTGTCAGCAAGACGTGCAGAAGTTATTGACTTTACAATACCTTATTATTTTAGTGGTGTTAGCTTTTTAGCagctccaaaaactaattccCATATTTCACTATTGGCATTTTTGTTACCTTTTAGCACCAATTTATGGATTGCGATATTTACATCACTCAATGTTACAGCAGTTGTAGTTGCACTTTTTGAATGGCACAGTCCATTTGGATTGAATCCATGGGGTCGACAgcgtaataaaaatttttcaatggcCTCAGCACTTTGGGTTATGTGGGGATTACTTTGTGGACACCTTGTAGCCTTTAAAGCACCCAAGTCATGGCCTAACAAAGTTCTTATCAATGTATGGGGTGGATTTTCGGTAATCTTCGTAGCCTCTTACACCGCTAACATAGCTGCCCTTATAGCCGgtcttttttttcattcatctGTCAGTAACTATCACGATCGTAGT cTATTATTACAAAAGGTCGGCGCACCACGAGCGTCCGTTGCAGAATATTATGTGCAAAAAGCCAGCCCTGGGTTATGGACTCATATGTCTCGCTTTTCTCTCTCGGATGTTGCTGAAGGCGTTGAACGATTACTTAATGGAAGCTTAGATATACTGATAGCGGATACACCAATATTGGATTACTATCGAGCGACCGATGATGGCTGTAGACTGAGTAAAATCGGTGAAACAATTAGTGAGGATACATACGCTGTTGCTTTGACCAAGGGTCATCCTCTTCAAGAAAGTATTTCGAAGGTCATTGCAAACTATACAGCTAACGGGATGTTAGATATTTTACAAGAAAAATg gtatGGAGGCCTACCATGTATTCCCGGACAAGAAGGAAGAGACGCAGTTTTTGGTTCAGGTTCTGGAGGTCACCCCCGACCTCTTGGTGTTAGATCCGTAGCGGGAGTATTTTGTTTATTGGGCTTGGGTATTGCCGTGGGAGGAATTATACTTGTgggagaatatttattttttaaatacaccCTGCCAAGTTTACGACATAGACCGAAAACTTCTATTTGGCGAAGCCGCAATGTTatgtttttttcacagaaaCTTTATAGGTTCATAAATTGTGTGGAGCTGGTATCACCTCGTCATGCAGCTAGAGAGTTGGTTCACACCGTAAAGCAAGGTCACATAACATCgttatttcaaaaaagtgttaaaagG GATTCCTTGTTGCAGAAGGAACATGAGCGGCGTCGACGTAAGAGCAGAGGCCAATTCTTTGAGATGATTCAAGAAATTCGTCG AGTACAACAAGAAGTAAAAGATGATGCTAATGCAAAGGAACTGGAAGCTACTCGAGCAgccaaaaaagaagaaaaaaataccaaagaaAAAGAACGTAATCGAAGTAAAAGTCCACTGATGCCTTTAAGCCCAAAAAGGCCCGAAAAAAGTAGAAGCTCAATTAATTTGTCCAGCTCTCGACTTGGTTTGTCGCCAGTTAATTTCGATACACCGATGAAACCCCGTGAGTTTACATTAAGCAGTACAAATCTTAGGGTACGCAGTCCACTCGAAACAGTAGGAAGAAGATTGAGTCACGGAGATGACGGATCACCGCCACCTCGCCTTAGCACACCCAGTTTTGGTGGAAGTGCAACTCTAAGGCCAGCACCTATTAAATCAGATTCCATTAGTGGTGGAGTACCTACTCCAAAGTACTCACATAGTCCCGCAAAACGAGGTCAGTCTTTTCCAGCTTTTGCAACTCTCAAACGACCACCTCCACCACCAACAACAGCATATCCATCTAGTCATCATGTGATATCAAAAAGTCCTCTTTTATCACCAAACAATGAGCAATCTGCTGTAATCGGCCGCAAGCTGTCTAGAGAATGGGGATCAGGAACAATTGATCTAAGTCAATCCTCGGAAGCAATCGGGTCGTTATCTACATATAACCTCAGTCAAGAGAATACATTCAATACTGAGAGGCCAACACGTAAAAAGAGTCAAGAAGATCTCTtggcattaaataaaaagccTGTGAGACGTGCGCGTAGTCATGAAAATCGTGATACAAGTGGTAAATCAATCAATAATTCACCATCACCAAGACTAATGGCTCAACCCTCAGTAGGGGGTAGATCTGTCAGTGAACGTACGAAGAAACAACTCGAGTCAGAGCTTAAAGCTATTTTGACTGCTAGAGCACATCATCGGGATCTACATCCTCCTTGA
- the LOC123260588 gene encoding uncharacterized protein LOC123260588 isoform X4: protein MRGISLRLVLLLLLWIVSPDCLANTNKTERATKSRSRSSWRLVICLSHSQSPTRTDVQQAWEQARLESIHNDLELSYIEGRMTSLSDSQSNPLALINKFCTAIEDGKIILNLVIGGGAAARFLMTAGASLNIPSLWLPLTHRDFLRQGKLGRFETRLGSGSEQMGAATIALMDKAHWHAFTLFIDTTLLPIHHFVPKNHDKLLPRKTIYLPTSEKSLKLRLRKVSDEGGSGSVIVLACDLNEAKKIFIIANKYQMLNGRFLWLWLDLKSELRPNEPSLINSNIMYSSLTSSSVKIENSPPVNMRTTRHTSGYFLNDKIHLPSLSNLANDIHNLQEYQWWGEKPIKKREDKTFTFDDDEEVRMSDKNLNSKTFMPVGMLALRPSSMRIAGGDALLSRMLREMSQALDNTFLEYKSSLNRLRDTQIKEYFFSTCFFTSDNTSIPEIKENISKSLTKKLRESMRQISHDKAEFQLLNLQAVQFPGNKTQLRWTKVGSVRGGKDVRIDTITWPGGGIVPAYMKQNGEKVGMPWYQIVTAIAPPFIMVTNLQQQLCLRGLPCRKGDTIKCCYGFTIDLLSLIARELNFRFDLYIAPDGLFGRKNGLNGTWNGVIGELLHGRAQLAFAPISVSARRAEVIDFTIPYYFSGVSFLAAPKTNSHISLLAFLLPFSTNLWIAIFTSLNVTAVVVALFEWHSPFGLNPWGRQRNKNFSMASALWVMWGLLCGHLVAFKAPKSWPNKVLINVWGGFSVIFVASYTANIAALIAGLFFHSSVSNYHDRSLLLQKVGAPRASVAEYYVQKASPGLWTHMSRFSLSDVAEGVERLLNGSLDILIADTPILDYYRATDDGCRLSKIGETISEDTYAVALTKGHPLQESISKVIANYTANGMLDILQEKWYGGLPCIPGQEGRDAVFGSGSGGHPRPLGVRSVAGVFCLLGLGIAVGGIILVGEYLFFKYTLPSLRHRPKTSIWRSRNVMFFSQKLYRFINCVELVSPRHAARELVHTVKQGHITSLFQKSVKRKEHERRRRKSRGQFFEMIQEIRRVQQEVKDDANAKELEATRAAKKEEKNTKEKERNRSKSPLMPLSPKRPEKSRSSINLSSSRLGLSPVNFDTPMKPREFTLSSTNLRVRSPLETVGRRLSHGDDGSPPPRLSTPSFGGSATLRPAPIKSDSISGGVPTPKYSHSPAKRGQSFPAFATLKRPPPPPTTAYPSSHHVISKSPLLSPNNEQSAVIGRKLSREWGSGTIDLSQSSEAIGSLSTYNLSQENTFNTERPTRKKSQEDLLALNKKPVRRARSHENRDTSGKSINNSPSPRLMAQPSVGGRSVSERTKKQLESELKAILTARAHHRDLHPP, encoded by the exons ATGCGTGGTATCTCACTGAGGCTGGTGttgcttttattattatggaTAGTAAGTCCAGACTGTTTAGCGAATACTAACAAAACGGAAAGAGCTACTAAAAGTCGATCAAGATCATCTTGGCGCTTAGTGATATGTCTGTCGCATTCTCAGTCTCCAACGAGAACGGACGTCCAACAAGCATGGGAACAAGCAAGACTGGAGTCTATTCACAACGATTTGGAATTGTCATACATCGAAGGGCGTATGACATCATTATCAGACTCACAGTCAAATCCATTGGCtcttatcaataaattttgtacGGCTATTGAAGatggaaaaattatattaaatcttGTTATTGGTGGAGGAGCCGCTGCAAGATTTCTTATGACAGCTGGTGCTTCCCTTAATATTCCATCACTTTGGTTACCACTAACACACAGAGACTTTCTCAGACAG GGTAAGCTTGGACGTTTTGAAACTCGACTTGGTTCTGGATCTGAACAAATGGGTGCGGCTACTATTGCATTGATGGATAAAGCACACTGGCATGCATTTACACTTTTTATTGATACAACACTATTACCAATTCATCATTTTGTACCTAAAAATCATGATAAATTACTACcaagaaaaacaatttatctaCCGACTAGTGAAAAGAGTCTCAAATTAAGACTGAGAAAAGTTTCTGATGAAGGTGGAAGTGGCAGCGTAATTGTATTAGCTTGTGATTTAAAtgaagctaaaaaaattttcattattgcCAACAAATATCAAATGCTCAATGGTCGATTTCTCTGGTTATGGCTGGATTTAAAATCGGAATTAAGACCTAATGAACcgagtttaattaattctaataTTATGTATAGTTCTTTAACGTCATCATCagttaaaatagaaaatagtCCACCAGTTAATATGAGAACGACAAGACATACGAgtggttattttttaaatgataaaatccATTTACCTTCATTGTCTAATTTAGCAAATGACATTCATAATCTTCAGGAATATCAGTGGTGGGGTGAAAAGCCAATAAAAAAACGTGAAGATAAAACATTTACGTTTGACGATGATGAAGAGGTGCGTATGAgtgataaaaatcttaattcaaaaacttttatGCCCGTCGGTATGCTCGCTCTCAGGCCATCGAGCATGAGGATAGCCGGTGGTGATGCTTTACTATCACGAATGTTAAGAGAAATGTCTCAAGCACTAGATAATACTTTTTTGGAGTATAAATCGTCGTTAAATCGCTTAAGGGACACGCAGATAAAAGAGTACTTTTTTTCCACATGTTTTTTTACATCAGATAATACATCAATTCCcgagataaaagaaaatatttctaaaagtTTGACTAAGAAATTGAGAGAATCAATGCGTCAGATATCTCATGACAAAGCagaatttcaattattaaatttacaagctGTCCAATTTCCGGGTAATAAAACTCAGTTAAg GTGGACTAAAGTTGGTTCAGTGAGAGGAGGTAAAGACGTTAGAATAGATACAATAACTTGGCCAGGAGGTGGAATAGTGCCTGCATACATGAAACAGAATGGAGAAAAAGTTGGAATGCCGTGGTATCAAATTGTAACAGCAATTGCCCCACCATTTATTATGGTAACAAATTTGCAACAGCAATTGTGTTTAAGAGGATTACCTTGTCGTAAAGGAGATACAATCAAATGTTGTTATGGTTTTACCATAGACTTATTGTCATTGATTGccagagaattaaattttcgttTTGATTTATATATTGCACCAGACGGCCTGTTTGGCAGAAAAAATGGACTTAATGGCACCTGGAATGGTGTAATTGGAGAATTATTACATGGTCGAGCTCAATTGGCTTTTGCGCCAATAAGTGTGTCAGCAAGACGTGCAGAAGTTATTGACTTTACAATACCTTATTATTTTAGTGGTGTTAGCTTTTTAGCagctccaaaaactaattccCATATTTCACTATTGGCATTTTTGTTACCTTTTAGCACCAATTTATGGATTGCGATATTTACATCACTCAATGTTACAGCAGTTGTAGTTGCACTTTTTGAATGGCACAGTCCATTTGGATTGAATCCATGGGGTCGACAgcgtaataaaaatttttcaatggcCTCAGCACTTTGGGTTATGTGGGGATTACTTTGTGGACACCTTGTAGCCTTTAAAGCACCCAAGTCATGGCCTAACAAAGTTCTTATCAATGTATGGGGTGGATTTTCGGTAATCTTCGTAGCCTCTTACACCGCTAACATAGCTGCCCTTATAGCCGgtcttttttttcattcatctGTCAGTAACTATCACGATCGTAGT cTATTATTACAAAAGGTCGGCGCACCACGAGCGTCCGTTGCAGAATATTATGTGCAAAAAGCCAGCCCTGGGTTATGGACTCATATGTCTCGCTTTTCTCTCTCGGATGTTGCTGAAGGCGTTGAACGATTACTTAATGGAAGCTTAGATATACTGATAGCGGATACACCAATATTGGATTACTATCGAGCGACCGATGATGGCTGTAGACTGAGTAAAATCGGTGAAACAATTAGTGAGGATACATACGCTGTTGCTTTGACCAAGGGTCATCCTCTTCAAGAAAGTATTTCGAAGGTCATTGCAAACTATACAGCTAACGGGATGTTAGATATTTTACAAGAAAAATg gtatGGAGGCCTACCATGTATTCCCGGACAAGAAGGAAGAGACGCAGTTTTTGGTTCAGGTTCTGGAGGTCACCCCCGACCTCTTGGTGTTAGATCCGTAGCGGGAGTATTTTGTTTATTGGGCTTGGGTATTGCCGTGGGAGGAATTATACTTGTgggagaatatttattttttaaatacaccCTGCCAAGTTTACGACATAGACCGAAAACTTCTATTTGGCGAAGCCGCAATGTTatgtttttttcacagaaaCTTTATAGGTTCATAAATTGTGTGGAGCTGGTATCACCTCGTCATGCAGCTAGAGAGTTGGTTCACACCGTAAAGCAAGGTCACATAACATCgttatttcaaaaaagtgttaaaagG AAGGAACATGAGCGGCGTCGACGTAAGAGCAGAGGCCAATTCTTTGAGATGATTCAAGAAATTCGTCG AGTACAACAAGAAGTAAAAGATGATGCTAATGCAAAGGAACTGGAAGCTACTCGAGCAgccaaaaaagaagaaaaaaataccaaagaaAAAGAACGTAATCGAAGTAAAAGTCCACTGATGCCTTTAAGCCCAAAAAGGCCCGAAAAAAGTAGAAGCTCAATTAATTTGTCCAGCTCTCGACTTGGTTTGTCGCCAGTTAATTTCGATACACCGATGAAACCCCGTGAGTTTACATTAAGCAGTACAAATCTTAGGGTACGCAGTCCACTCGAAACAGTAGGAAGAAGATTGAGTCACGGAGATGACGGATCACCGCCACCTCGCCTTAGCACACCCAGTTTTGGTGGAAGTGCAACTCTAAGGCCAGCACCTATTAAATCAGATTCCATTAGTGGTGGAGTACCTACTCCAAAGTACTCACATAGTCCCGCAAAACGAGGTCAGTCTTTTCCAGCTTTTGCAACTCTCAAACGACCACCTCCACCACCAACAACAGCATATCCATCTAGTCATCATGTGATATCAAAAAGTCCTCTTTTATCACCAAACAATGAGCAATCTGCTGTAATCGGCCGCAAGCTGTCTAGAGAATGGGGATCAGGAACAATTGATCTAAGTCAATCCTCGGAAGCAATCGGGTCGTTATCTACATATAACCTCAGTCAAGAGAATACATTCAATACTGAGAGGCCAACACGTAAAAAGAGTCAAGAAGATCTCTtggcattaaataaaaagccTGTGAGACGTGCGCGTAGTCATGAAAATCGTGATACAAGTGGTAAATCAATCAATAATTCACCATCACCAAGACTAATGGCTCAACCCTCAGTAGGGGGTAGATCTGTCAGTGAACGTACGAAGAAACAACTCGAGTCAGAGCTTAAAGCTATTTTGACTGCTAGAGCACATCATCGGGATCTACATCCTCCTTGA